A part of Amycolatopsis camponoti genomic DNA contains:
- a CDS encoding sensor histidine kinase has translation MAARTVAPHPRRGRLSLRAKLTGSMVVLLTVVCLIVGVVSELALDLFLTRQIDQQLSAAATRSLVFASNAHPGDPGPQPDGQAGEHPLGQNVGTVSGTFDGQQLVHDDSITEHGSRLNLTAAQQALMLSVPTDGKPHTLSFDDLGEYRLMALPVTGTSAVVVTGLPMKPVTDTLLTVGLILFGVAAAGVLGAAFLGAFAVRRTLRPLDRVAATAGRVTELPLDQGKVALSIRVPESDTDPRTEVGQVGSALNLMLGHVAQALEARHDSELRTRQFVADASHELRTPLAAIRGYAELAARGSALVPPDVAHSMTRIQAEAVRMSTLVEDLLLLARLDAGRPLDVRDIDLTRLVADAVGDARVAGREHRWLLELPPDPVLVFGDVQRLHQVLANLLANARTHTPPGTAVTTSLARSADGSAVVTVTDNGPGIAPDLLPDVFERFARGDSSRSRTAGSTGLGLAIACAVVVAHHGTIEVHSRPGRTEFAVRLPVAVPAQRVHSVGTTLPQLETGS, from the coding sequence ATGGCCGCGCGAACCGTTGCACCGCACCCCCGCCGGGGGCGCCTTTCGCTGCGCGCGAAGCTGACCGGCTCGATGGTCGTGCTGCTCACCGTGGTGTGCCTGATCGTCGGGGTGGTCAGCGAGCTCGCGCTCGACCTGTTCCTCACCCGCCAGATCGACCAGCAGCTGTCCGCCGCGGCGACGCGCTCGCTCGTCTTCGCGAGCAACGCCCACCCCGGGGACCCGGGTCCGCAGCCGGACGGCCAGGCGGGCGAGCACCCGCTCGGGCAGAACGTCGGCACGGTGAGCGGCACCTTCGACGGGCAGCAGCTCGTCCACGACGACAGCATCACCGAGCACGGCTCGCGGCTGAACCTCACCGCGGCCCAGCAGGCCCTCATGCTCTCGGTGCCCACCGACGGCAAGCCGCACACCCTGTCCTTCGACGACCTCGGCGAGTACCGGCTGATGGCGCTGCCGGTCACCGGGACGTCCGCCGTCGTGGTCACCGGCCTGCCGATGAAGCCGGTCACCGACACGCTGCTCACCGTCGGGCTGATCCTGTTCGGCGTCGCCGCCGCGGGGGTGCTCGGCGCGGCCTTCCTCGGCGCGTTCGCCGTCCGCCGGACGCTGCGGCCGCTCGACCGCGTCGCGGCCACCGCCGGGCGTGTCACCGAGCTACCGCTCGACCAGGGCAAGGTGGCGCTGTCGATCCGCGTGCCCGAGTCCGACACCGACCCGCGGACCGAGGTGGGCCAGGTGGGCTCGGCGCTGAACCTGATGCTCGGGCACGTCGCGCAGGCCCTGGAAGCCCGCCACGACAGCGAACTGCGCACCCGCCAGTTCGTCGCGGACGCCAGCCACGAGCTGCGGACGCCGCTGGCCGCCATCCGCGGGTACGCCGAGCTGGCCGCCCGCGGCAGCGCGCTGGTGCCGCCCGACGTCGCGCACTCGATGACCCGGATCCAGGCCGAAGCCGTCCGGATGAGCACGCTCGTCGAGGACCTCCTGCTGCTGGCGCGGCTCGACGCGGGCCGGCCGCTGGACGTGCGCGACATCGACCTGACCCGGCTGGTCGCCGACGCCGTCGGCGACGCCAGGGTCGCCGGGCGCGAGCACCGCTGGCTCCTGGAGCTTCCCCCCGACCCGGTGCTCGTGTTCGGCGACGTCCAGCGGCTGCACCAGGTGCTGGCGAACCTGCTGGCCAACGCCCGCACGCACACCCCGCCGGGCACCGCGGTGACGACGTCGCTCGCCCGCTCGGCCGACGGCAGCGCCGTGGTCACGGTGACCGACAACGGGCCCGGCATCGCGCCGGACCTGCTTCCGGACGTCTTCGAGCGGTTCGCCCGCGGTGATTCGTCGCGCTCCCGCACGGCCGGCAGCACCGGGCTGGGGCTGGCGATCGCGTGCGCCGTCGTCGTCGCCCACCACGGCACGATCGAGGTGCACAGCCGCCCCGGCCGGACGGAGTTCGCGGTGCGCCTGCCCGTGGCCGTACCCGCACAGCGGGTGCACAGCGTCGGCACAACGTTGCCCCAGCTGGAGACCGGAAGCTGA
- a CDS encoding fatty acid desaturase, which produces MSVAVTEPQGSVTVVAPATALDGARTVPSPRIALPAVSVPTLLLFAAAAALWGTATWLLLAGLVSPVVTVALNTVVTFAMYTVVHESAHHSAGKLTWVNEVLGRLAVPFVAAYSAFPSLRFVHGEHHRHTNGPVRDDPDAWTSRGPRWQLPLRWLTLDVAYARCYFARLRGRPPQELAEALVVLAAALSAVVALVSGGHGLELLFVYLLPQRLGLGLLAWSFGWLPHHGLPAACTRGRFGTTRVRIGLERLLTPVLLAQNLHLVHHLHPAVPFHRYRRVWLENREAYLAHDVPISTAWGRDLTAEEYRVAVGLEAEPDVEVPAPAPPPLGPSRFHRLRVREISPLTADAVAITFYVPPQLAAEFRFVPGQHVAVRAVLDGQPVRRTYSICAPASSGELRIAVKRRPGGAFSGFATTTLAVGDFLDVLPPTGGFTLTPDPSRTAHYVALAAGSGITPVLSILVSALSAEPHSRATLLYVNTSGATTLFARELSALADGFGGRLHVVHYRTDERDPDLHAHRPRQFDTVGEALAISHERYQRGRLDGTRLRALLQNRLHPAKVDEWFLCGPRGLMDLVRRTLADADVPDESVHFELFRGAAPLRDPAGTPAGVAVTLGGATTSLAADAGETVLDVALRAGLEVPYSCTGGACGTCRATLLHGQVDMDVRYALTVDDVAAGRILTCRSRATTPEVAVDYDRR; this is translated from the coding sequence ATGTCCGTCGCCGTCACCGAGCCGCAGGGTTCCGTCACAGTGGTGGCGCCCGCGACCGCGCTGGACGGCGCCCGCACGGTGCCTTCGCCCCGGATCGCGCTGCCCGCCGTCTCGGTGCCCACCCTGCTGCTGTTCGCCGCGGCCGCCGCGCTGTGGGGCACCGCGACCTGGCTGCTGCTCGCGGGGCTCGTGTCGCCGGTCGTGACCGTGGCGCTGAACACCGTCGTCACCTTCGCGATGTACACGGTGGTGCACGAGTCGGCGCACCATTCGGCCGGGAAGCTCACGTGGGTCAACGAGGTGCTCGGCCGGCTGGCCGTCCCGTTCGTCGCGGCGTACTCGGCGTTCCCCTCGCTGCGGTTCGTCCACGGTGAGCACCACCGCCACACCAACGGCCCGGTCCGCGACGACCCGGACGCCTGGACGTCGCGGGGCCCGCGCTGGCAGCTGCCGCTGCGCTGGCTGACCCTGGACGTGGCGTACGCGCGCTGCTACTTCGCGCGGCTGCGGGGCCGGCCCCCGCAGGAGCTGGCCGAAGCGCTGGTGGTGCTGGCGGCGGCCCTGTCGGCCGTGGTGGCGCTGGTCTCGGGCGGGCACGGCCTCGAGCTGCTGTTCGTCTACCTGCTGCCGCAGCGGCTGGGGCTCGGCCTGCTGGCCTGGTCGTTCGGCTGGCTGCCGCACCACGGCCTGCCCGCCGCCTGCACGCGCGGCCGGTTCGGCACCACCCGCGTGCGCATCGGCCTCGAGCGGCTGCTGACCCCGGTGCTGCTGGCGCAGAACCTGCACCTGGTGCACCACCTGCACCCGGCCGTCCCGTTCCACCGGTACCGGCGGGTGTGGCTCGAGAACCGCGAGGCCTACCTGGCCCACGACGTCCCGATCAGCACCGCCTGGGGCCGGGACCTGACCGCGGAGGAGTACCGCGTGGCGGTGGGCCTGGAGGCCGAGCCCGACGTCGAGGTCCCCGCGCCGGCGCCGCCCCCGCTCGGGCCGAGCCGGTTCCACCGGCTGCGGGTGCGCGAGATCAGCCCGCTGACCGCGGACGCCGTCGCGATCACCTTCTACGTCCCGCCGCAGCTGGCGGCCGAGTTCCGGTTCGTCCCCGGGCAGCACGTGGCGGTCCGCGCGGTGCTCGACGGGCAGCCGGTGCGCCGGACGTACTCGATCTGCGCGCCGGCGTCGTCGGGCGAGCTGCGGATCGCGGTGAAACGCCGTCCGGGTGGCGCGTTCTCCGGGTTCGCGACCACGACGCTGGCCGTCGGCGACTTCCTCGACGTCCTCCCGCCGACGGGAGGGTTCACGCTCACACCGGATCCTTCGCGGACCGCGCACTACGTCGCGCTGGCCGCGGGCAGTGGCATCACGCCGGTGCTGTCCATACTGGTCAGTGCGCTGTCCGCCGAGCCGCACAGCCGCGCGACGCTCTTGTACGTCAACACTTCGGGCGCGACGACGCTCTTCGCGCGTGAGCTGAGCGCGCTCGCCGACGGGTTCGGCGGACGGCTGCACGTCGTCCACTACCGGACCGACGAGCGCGACCCGGACCTCCACGCGCACCGCCCCCGGCAGTTCGACACGGTCGGCGAGGCCCTCGCGATTTCGCACGAGCGGTACCAGCGCGGGCGCCTCGACGGGACGCGGCTGCGCGCGCTGCTGCAGAACCGCCTCCACCCGGCCAAGGTCGACGAATGGTTCCTGTGCGGACCGCGCGGCCTGATGGACCTGGTCCGCCGGACGCTGGCCGACGCGGACGTCCCGGACGAGAGCGTCCACTTCGAGCTCTTCCGCGGCGCGGCACCCCTGCGCGACCCGGCGGGCACGCCGGCCGGGGTGGCGGTGACGCTGGGCGGTGCGACGACGTCCCTGGCGGCGGACGCCGGGGAGACGGTGCTGGACGTGGCGCTGCGAGCGGGGCTCGAAGTGCCGTACTCGTGCACGGGCGGCGCGTGCGGCACCTGCCGGGCGACGCTCCTGCACGGCCAGGTCGACATGGACGTCCGGTACGCGCTGACGGTCGACGACGTGGCGGCCGGCCGGATCCTGACGTGCCGCTCCCGCGCGACGACCCCGGAGGTCGCGGTCGACTACGACCGCCGCTGA
- a CDS encoding TetR/AcrR family transcriptional regulator → MKAVTHPVPARTREKLLAAAADVISTDGWAAVTMGKLAAQVGVSRQTVYNELGSKAELAKALMLSETDRFVERVNADVAAHPGRPVDGVTAAFKHSLEAAHANPLVEIALGGAQNGRDDFLPLLTSRPEAVLGRAVEAVAAVFARSYPEVSLTASEWAVAVEAFMRLLLSHLVQPSGSAEHASGQMRWVIGRMLGS, encoded by the coding sequence GTGAAGGCCGTCACCCACCCGGTCCCGGCGCGGACCCGGGAGAAGCTGCTGGCCGCGGCGGCCGACGTCATCAGCACCGACGGCTGGGCCGCCGTGACGATGGGCAAGCTGGCCGCGCAGGTCGGCGTGAGCAGGCAGACCGTCTACAACGAACTGGGCTCCAAGGCCGAGCTTGCCAAGGCCCTGATGCTGAGCGAAACCGACCGCTTCGTCGAGCGGGTGAACGCGGACGTCGCCGCGCACCCGGGCCGTCCGGTCGACGGCGTCACCGCCGCGTTCAAGCACAGCCTCGAAGCCGCGCACGCCAACCCGCTGGTGGAGATCGCGCTCGGTGGGGCACAGAACGGCCGCGACGACTTCCTCCCGCTGCTGACCTCCCGGCCCGAGGCGGTGCTGGGCCGGGCCGTCGAAGCCGTCGCGGCGGTCTTCGCGCGCAGCTACCCCGAGGTCTCGCTGACGGCGTCGGAGTGGGCGGTGGCGGTCGAGGCGTTCATGCGCCTGCTGCTTTCCCACCTGGTGCAGCCCAGCGGCTCGGCCGAGCACGCGAGCGGCCAGATGCGCTGGGTGATCGGCCGGATGCTCGGGTCGTGA
- the tig gene encoding trigger factor, which translates to MKSTVEQLSPTRVKINVEVPFDELKPNFDRAYRKIAQQVRIPGFRPGKAPARVLESRIGRGPVLDEVVNEAIPAKYMEAVRENEVRTLGNPEFDVTKLEDRDVLEFTAEVDVRPAIELPDLEGFAVTVDDVELTDAEVDEQLDELRARFGTLTGVERPAETGDFVSIDLAATVDGEAVEEAATSGLSYEIGSGQLVDGIDEAIVGANAGETKTFTTQLVAGDHAGKDAEVTVTVQSVKQRELPEADDEFAQMASEFDTIEELKGDLRERLGRVKKMQQGVQARDKVLDELLERTEVPIPEKVLDSEIENRKHDAIHPFDHDEAQFAQALEAEGRTLEEFDAETRAESEKAVRTQLLLDTIADKEEVSVNDGELTERIIYQAQRFGISPDEYVQRAQQSGQLTAIYADVRRGKALASVVRKATVTDGSGAEVDLSELFGAEEPAGDEATQETQATDEAAKTPAE; encoded by the coding sequence TTGAAGAGCACCGTCGAGCAGCTGAGCCCGACGCGAGTCAAGATCAATGTCGAGGTGCCGTTCGACGAGTTGAAGCCGAACTTCGACCGCGCCTACCGCAAGATCGCCCAGCAGGTGCGCATCCCGGGCTTCCGGCCCGGCAAGGCGCCCGCTCGCGTCCTGGAAAGCCGGATCGGGCGGGGCCCGGTGCTCGACGAGGTCGTCAACGAGGCCATCCCGGCCAAGTACATGGAGGCGGTCCGCGAGAACGAGGTCCGCACGCTCGGGAACCCGGAGTTCGACGTCACGAAGCTCGAGGACCGCGACGTCCTCGAGTTCACCGCCGAGGTGGACGTGCGACCGGCGATCGAGCTGCCCGACCTCGAAGGCTTCGCGGTCACCGTCGACGACGTCGAGCTGACCGACGCGGAGGTCGACGAGCAGCTCGACGAGCTGCGCGCCCGCTTCGGCACGCTGACCGGCGTCGAGCGCCCGGCCGAGACCGGCGACTTCGTCTCGATCGATCTGGCCGCGACCGTCGACGGCGAGGCCGTCGAGGAGGCCGCCACCTCGGGGCTGTCCTACGAGATCGGCTCCGGCCAGCTCGTGGACGGCATCGACGAGGCGATCGTCGGCGCGAACGCCGGCGAGACCAAGACGTTCACCACCCAGCTCGTCGCCGGCGACCACGCCGGCAAGGACGCCGAGGTGACCGTGACCGTCCAGTCGGTCAAGCAGCGCGAGCTGCCCGAGGCCGACGACGAGTTCGCCCAGATGGCGAGCGAGTTCGACACGATCGAGGAGCTCAAGGGCGACCTCCGCGAGCGCCTGGGCCGCGTCAAGAAGATGCAGCAGGGCGTCCAGGCCCGCGACAAGGTGCTCGACGAGCTCCTCGAGCGCACCGAGGTGCCGATCCCGGAGAAGGTCCTCGACTCCGAGATCGAGAACCGCAAGCACGACGCGATCCACCCGTTCGACCACGACGAGGCCCAGTTCGCGCAGGCCCTCGAGGCCGAAGGCCGCACGCTGGAGGAGTTCGACGCGGAGACCCGCGCCGAGTCGGAGAAGGCCGTCCGCACGCAGCTGCTGCTGGACACCATCGCCGACAAGGAAGAGGTCTCGGTCAACGACGGCGAGCTCACCGAGCGGATCATCTACCAGGCCCAGCGCTTCGGGATCAGCCCGGACGAGTACGTCCAGCGCGCCCAGCAGTCCGGCCAGCTGACCGCGATCTACGCCGACGTCCGCCGCGGCAAGGCGCTCGCCTCCGTGGTCCGGAAGGCGACCGTCACCGACGGCTCGGGTGCCGAGGTCGACCTCTCGGAGCTGTTCGGCGCCGAGGAGCCGGCCGGCGACGAGGCAACCCAGGAGACGCAGGCCACCGACGAGGCGGCGAAGACTCCGGCGGAGTGA
- a CDS encoding ClpP family protease, with protein sequence MTQHTPEARSGTAGLTLTDSVFERLLQERIVVLGSEVNDEIANRITAQLLLLDADDAESDIRFYINSPGGSVTAGFAIYDTMQLIRPDVATYAMGMAASMGQFLLSSGAPGKRYSLPHARILMHQPSAGVGGTASDIAIQADLFNKWKQELARITADQTGQTVEQIIADGDRDRWFTAQEAKDYGFVDHVLTADIARPGTN encoded by the coding sequence GTGACGCAGCACACGCCCGAGGCGCGGTCCGGCACCGCGGGGCTCACCCTCACCGACTCGGTGTTCGAGCGGTTGCTCCAGGAGCGCATCGTCGTCCTCGGTTCCGAGGTGAACGACGAGATCGCCAACCGGATCACCGCGCAGCTGTTGCTGCTCGACGCGGACGACGCCGAGTCCGACATCCGCTTCTACATCAACTCGCCGGGTGGCTCGGTCACCGCCGGGTTCGCCATCTACGACACCATGCAGCTGATCCGCCCGGACGTCGCGACGTACGCGATGGGCATGGCGGCCTCGATGGGCCAGTTCCTGCTGTCCTCGGGCGCGCCCGGCAAGCGCTACTCGCTGCCGCACGCGCGGATCCTGATGCACCAGCCGTCGGCCGGTGTCGGCGGCACCGCGTCGGACATCGCGATCCAGGCCGACCTGTTCAACAAGTGGAAGCAGGAGCTGGCCCGGATCACGGCGGACCAGACCGGGCAGACGGTCGAGCAGATCATCGCGGACGGCGACCGCGACCGCTGGTTCACCGCGCAGGAGGCGAAGGACTACGGGTTCGTGGACCACGTCCTCACCGCCGACATCGCCCGTCCGGGCACGAACTGA
- a CDS encoding ATP-dependent Clp protease proteolytic subunit gives MSNFRLPGDFRAPNTPQSRYILPSYVERTSYGVKESNPYNKLYEERVIFLGVQVDDASANDVMAQLLHLEHEDPDRDILLYINSPGGSFTSLMAIYDTMQFVRPDIQTYCLGQAASAAAVLLAAGTPGKRYALPNSRVLIHQPATEGTYGQVSDLEIQANEIQRVRRQMEVILAKHTNKDPDQIRTDIERDKILTADEAKAYGIIDEVLPYRKASAL, from the coding sequence ATGAGCAACTTCAGGCTCCCGGGTGACTTCCGGGCTCCGAACACACCCCAGTCGCGGTACATCCTCCCGTCGTACGTCGAGCGCACCAGCTACGGCGTCAAGGAGTCGAACCCGTACAACAAGCTGTACGAAGAGCGCGTCATCTTCCTCGGCGTGCAGGTGGACGACGCGTCGGCCAACGACGTGATGGCCCAGCTGCTGCACCTCGAGCACGAGGACCCGGACCGCGACATCCTGCTGTACATCAACTCGCCGGGTGGCTCGTTCACCTCGCTGATGGCGATCTACGACACGATGCAGTTCGTCCGTCCGGACATCCAGACGTACTGCCTCGGCCAGGCCGCCTCCGCGGCCGCGGTCCTGCTGGCGGCCGGCACCCCGGGCAAGCGCTACGCGCTGCCCAACTCCCGGGTGCTGATCCACCAGCCGGCCACCGAGGGCACCTACGGCCAGGTCTCCGACCTGGAGATCCAGGCGAACGAGATCCAGCGGGTGCGGCGCCAGATGGAGGTCATCCTGGCCAAGCACACGAACAAGGACCCCGACCAGATCCGGACCGACATCGAGCGGGACAAGATCCTGACCGCCGACGAGGCCAAGGCGTACGGCATCATCGACGAGGTGCTCCCGTACCGGAAGGCCTCGGCTCTGTAG